One region of Chanodichthys erythropterus isolate Z2021 chromosome 19, ASM2448905v1, whole genome shotgun sequence genomic DNA includes:
- the st6galnac1.2 gene encoding alpha-N-acetylgalactosaminide alpha-2,6-sialyltransferase 1.2: MFLLRIFLATSLITLLLLVFFVTFYSGNLTINANARQYYFWVEGNVTDSLQGVEEPDLNNSSAVTDAGANTTNSPKPLGTQSTLVPIMDKHNFTALPQWKFDDLYRLDPQFKQSECMASLRNSSNPVFMEKFIPNIQLFLQSDHLNVSEWNRLYHFNNPFGYMGLNYTAIKAAVDTIPKLASTQLLQVPTTAKDGCIRCAVVGSGGILNGSRLGTEIDSTDYVFRVNAAIIAGHEEDVGKRTSVYVHTAHSLIQSLMLHKKRGFKQIPTDKDIKYVLIPEGPRDYNFLDSLTKNRKIPSGPYRGRTPRNYYSGHFNESSYYILHPDFLRYVRNRFLRAKQLKTKRWWLVRPTNGAFTLLLAMHTCDIVRVYGFSTADYRKYPNYYYDTEHTKLVFFANHDYRLEMNTWKKFHDDKFIWLYLGKSDI, from the exons ATGTTTCTCCTAAGGATATTCTTGGCCACCTCCCTTATAACTTTACTACTTCTggtattttttgtaacattttacagtGGAAACTTGACTATAAATGCAAATGCGCG ACAGTACTACTTTTGGGTGGAAGGCAATGTCACAGATTCTTTGCAGGGAGTTGAGGAGCCTGACCTGAACAACAGTTCTGCCGTGACTGATGCAGGAGCAAACACTACAAACAGCCCTAAACCTCTTGGGACTCAGTCAACCCTTGTGCCCATTATGGACAAGCACAACTTTACTGCTCTGCCCCAGTGGAAATTTGATGACCTTTATCGATTGGATCCACAGTTTAAACAGAGT GAATGCATGGCATCCTTGCGAAATTCCTCTAATCCAGTGTTTATGGAGAAATTTATTCCAAACATTCAGCTGTTTTTACAAAGTGATCATCTCAACGTGAGTGAGTGGAACCGGCTTTATCACTTTAACAACCCCTTTGGCTATATGGGACTCAATTACACAG CAATAAAAGCAGCTGTTGACACCATCCCTAAACTTGCATCTACCCAGTTACTACAAGTACCTACAACAGCGAAAGATGGCTGTATTCGCTGTGCTGTTGTTGGGAGTGGTGGCATTCTCAATGGCTCCAGGTTGGGGACGGAGATTGACTCTACTGATTATGTGTTCAG GGTGAATGCAGCCATTATAGCAGGACATGAGGAGGATGTTGGGAAAAGGACATCTGTTTATGTGCACACAGCACATTCCTTAATCCAGTCACTCATGTTACACAAAAAAAGAGGTTTCAAACAGATTCCTACTGACAAG GACATTAAATATGTTCTAATCCCTGAGGGTCCAAGAGACTACAACTTTCTCGATTCCCTTACGAAGAACAGAAAAATACCATCAGGACCATATCGTGGACGAAC gccAAGGAATTATTACAGTGGGCATTTTAATGAAAGTTCTTACTACATCCTCCATCCAGACTTTCTAAGATATGTACGAAACAG GTTTCTTAGGGCAAAACAATTGAAAACTAAAAGATGGTGGCTGGTCAGACCCACTAATGGAGCATTTACTCTTTTACTGGCTATGCACACATGTGACATT GTGAGAGTCTACGGTTTTAGCACAGCTGACTATCGGAAATATCCAAACTACTACTATGACACCGAACACACTAAACTAGTGTTTTTTGCTAATCACGATTATCGTTTGGAGATGAATACCTGGAAGAAATTTCATGACGACAAATTTATCTGGCTGTATTTGGGAAAATCTGATATCTAA